Part of the Raphanus sativus cultivar WK10039 unplaced genomic scaffold, ASM80110v3 Scaffold2504, whole genome shotgun sequence genome is shown below.
AAAGGTGAGTGAGagtcctttattttttttaatattaatgcCACGGTTTACTCTTTACTGTAGGCGTAaaggtttttggtttttgtgttATCTCAGAGTTTAAAAACTCACTAGGTCCAGAAGCGATCAGAGATTCTCTTGAGAAACTTGTTGCTGCACGTTTTGTTGAGCGCGTTCCTTCCCCCGAGCCTGTTCTTGGAAACAAAGAGGATGGTCCTGCTAAGAAAAGAGGCGCCAAAGCTTCCAAGGTTATTAACTCATTCATTCATGCTTGTTGTGTTGCTAGCAGCGACCACGACTCTCACTTTGGTttgtttattctatttttcGACCTCTTGGGAAACTGTTGCAGATCTTTAAAGAACCAGAAAGCTTAGAGGAGCGTATCCTCGAGGCAGCTACTCCAGTTGAAGCAATAAGGTTTCCGATCATATTCGAGCAAGATTCTAGTTCAGCATTAGCAGATGACGATAGCAGCAACATCTCTGAAGGGAAGGTAATCAGCATTTCTTAACATAACCCAGTTTTGGATGTTTTATATTCTCATGGATGAGAACTGAACATATATGTTCGTTCGTTCGTTCTTGATGTTTCTCTTTTGAACGgaaatgtatttttttcagcGTAAACAACCTGATGCGGACTCATCATGTCCGAGCAGTGAGGTGATCTGGCGTCCTAATTTCGAGGAGCTCATTCGCCGCCTTAGACATAAGGTACTTAAAACTCGTGTTTGTTGgcattttttcatatttattttttttgcttactCCCATCAATATTATGAATCTTCTGTTTTCTTTAAGGCGTGTGTGGAGATAGTGAAAGAGCGGAGAGATGAACGATGTGCCAATGTCTTGAAGGCAATGTTGGAAGTAGGAAGATCTCAGGAGAAGAAGGCGAAAACCGACAAGTCCGGTAAAGTCTGACGATGCTCTCTTTGTTTTCATGCAATTGATTGAAGTTCCACATTGTATGATTTCATCATAGTAAACTTATCTTCTTTTCAGTTCCGATGTCAGTGGATTCCATCTACGACGAGCTTATAAAGACAGACGCAGGCCGCGAAATGACACAAGGGCGAGTTGAAGAATGCCTTGAGCATTTGAGTGCAACGTCTTCTTATCTACCAGCGTTTGTGATAAAAACAGATGAATCATACATAGTTGGTATAGTAACTTCCTTCCAAAACCCCCCTGATTAGCTGATACTTACGGATTTGAAACTTACTTCGTTATTTTCATTTTGCAGATTTTAAATCCATTATCAGTGTAGCACAGAAAGATGAGGTGTGTtccattcatatatatatatatatatgcatactTTTCCTGAAAACATTTCTGAAACTGATAGAAATGAGATGCTTTTAGATGGAATCAGTAGTTATGAGAAGATATGGGAAAGAAGCTTTCAGAATGTTCAGATACTTATCACAGGAAGACCGTTTTGTTGAGACCGATAAGGTGAGTGATCGTGTTTAATATAGAAACATCCATAAGCGGATACTGGTTTCTTAATATCTAATCTGCTTTATTTTCTGTGAAGATTGCTGATGCTGCACTGACTGAAAAGAAAGACACGCCGCAAGTCCTTTTGAAGATGTGGAAAGATGGTTACTTACATATGCAGGTATGAGCATTTCTTTGCCAAGttgaaaaccaaatattttaaagCGAAAGAGAGTTGGTTGATCTGAGATTCTTTCTTGTAGAAATTGGCGGTCACGGGAGTGTACATGCCGTTCCTATTGTGGAAGGTAAACAAGCCGATTGTGTCAAGGCAAATATTGGATGAGATGTATCATGCTTCCTTAAACTTGAGTCTCAGGTTTATCCATGAGGCGGATTCAGAGAAAGAGGTTAGACTTGCACTTAAAATCGATTGGAATTACTTGAAAACGACTAGATGTTGATGATGTGTTTTAAAGCTGATCCTAATGCTAAGACTAGTGTAAATTGTGTTtctttgtttgtgtgtgtgtggcaGTTGTTGTTGCTGCCAGTGGAGAAACTAGAAGGAGCGCTGAAGGAGAGACGGAATAAGTACAGAGTTAAGAGTGTGTTGCTCACTTCAGCTAGGTTTAAGATTGATGATGCTATTATGCTTTTCCATGACTTCTAAAGAAGATACCATTtctattttcctttatttaatttgttgGTTGGTCTTTTTACATTATCGTATTTTGTATGAGGTAATCACAAGTCGGAACTTTAAAAGTGATTTGGTATTGTTTCTATACTCATGTTTTAGAGTACTTTTTTGCATAAATATATCTCTAATTCATATCAACCAATAGAGAAAAGTATGTTACTGGCAAAATAGTTGCTTAGTCTTCTTCAGTGGATCAAAGGTTCATTAATGCTTTCTTGGTGACCCGGTGTCTTTCAAAGCTTCCGAGCTTTATGCGTTGTTGTGATGTCTTTGGCCAAGACAAAGCCCTATGTGTCTCCCTTCATTAGGAGCCGTTGGGGTACTCCTACTGATAGTATAAGGTTTTCGTCATTCCTTATTTCACCTTTCTTTTTGTCTGCtccatacaatttttttatgtCATCTTCTACCCTTCAAATCgtcatataaacataaatatgcATAGAGCAGACAAAAAGAAAGGTGAAATAGGGAATGACGAAAACCTACCTATATATGTGCAAATAGCCTATTGATTGTAAAAACCCAATGGTTAGCTAGCTCTTGTTAATAAACCCCTTTAGTGTAACAAGAGCATATAATAGGAAGCCATTTACTTCCGGGTTGATCATAGAAGCTTACACAAACCCttgtagaaaataaaaaagatatgaATCCTCCAAGGTAAGGACCAACTAAGCATCCAGTTGCTGCAAATAGACATTTTGAGAGGTGGTTTTTGGATCGCTTGATGCAGGATGCCTTATtattactaattaaaaaagaatgccatatttatatataattctgAACATAAAAAAGATCCTCTCAAATATAATCGATGGTAGGAAAGAAGCAAACTTCCAGGAAGTATGAGATAAAAGTGAAATAATCTTTTCCATAATCCAGAAAAGAGTACTGAAAAAAAACTGacgaagcaaaaaaaaaagggtctGATACACAAAAATCCAGAGATGAAAACGACGACAAGATAAAACCTAAACAAGAAGGTATCCctcacttcttctcttctttctcagCATCAGCAGCCCTCTTGGCTCTAGCACCTGCATGTCTCTTGTTTGTACGCTCTAGACGGATCTTGTCATAAGCATTGAACGATTTCATCTCAGCGGTCAATTTCACTAGCTCAGTTGCTTGCTTCTCACGTACGATAGGCATGTAGTCTCCCTGGACTTGAGTGGCATTAGCCAACTCTTCGGCAGTAGAATCACCAGCCTAAAACAacaaaagtagaaaaaaagatcAGAGCACAGgacaaaaagataattctttAACAGGAAAATGGTTGTTTGGAAGTGGTACCTTGACCTTCCTGGCACGACGTGGGAAGATGACCAACTTAGCCTTGTAGGTTTTAAGCCTCTGGACATTGGACTGAAGACCCTCCAAAGATCTGTTCTTGCGACGATGGTCAACAGAGATACCAATGGTTGGTGCCAACTTTTTTGGGATTCCAGCAGCCTGATtcaatcaaagagagataactAAACAAATACGAACAAAACATCCAATAGtgaaacttcaaaaaaaaaagatagagaatACCACAAACCTTAAGCTCTTCAAGAGTGAATCCTTTACCAGTCCTGACCTTCATGTTGTACTTAAGGGTCTGACCGTGCACCACAGGGCGGAGAGGTCCAGCGGTGGGACGGGGGAAGATCTTCACAGCCTTCTTTTGTCTCgctgaaacaacaaaacacATGTCAGAAATTAAATACAGAGACGAATATGGTTTTAAACTCTATAACTAACCAGCTCTTCTTCTGGTTTTCCTGGCAGGCTGGTTGAACCATGTCTTGACATAGTTCTGCCAGTGCTTCTTGAAATGACCATTCGGGATAACATTGTTGTGCTTCATTTCTTCACCTCGGCTGTAATTAATAAATCATCAGCATGAGATCgaatattatttcaaaaagcctcaacaaaaaatcatattattttggCTTCCATCAAATGATATAACAATTACAAATCTCTTAACGAATGTGACTAAGCCAATCAGTGAGACTGTAGTCTTAATCAAGACAAGAAAGATACTTTCATTACCCCGACAAAACTAAAACAGACAATGAACTCAAGAAAACGCTTATATCAAGATGCATATGCAACCCTAACGATAGGTCTCACTAGAAAAAAATCACAGGGGACGGAGACGAGAGTGTTAAAGATGAAGAACTCACAATGTTACTGAACAGAGCTTCCTTCCTCCTGCGGCGAGACGAGATAAAATGTCTAGGCTTCTTTGACGACTAGGTTAAAGTATTTAAATACTAAAACCCTAATAGATAGCTGTCGAACTCTTTGTTTTATTGGGCCCTTTATGTTAACAGGCCCACTTAAAAGCCCGTTACAAGAAATAAAGCTCACAAGTtcagataacaaaaaaaaagccttTTATTTCAGTATGTTGACTTTTTTGGCTTAGGGTTTTCTCACTAAACTGATCCTTCTACTAATCAAACACAATGGGAAGAAGGGTTATGAAGCTGCTGCACCGTCACTAACCATTTTCATCTCTAAGCTTTAGTTGGATTCGTCTACTAGGCTGTGTTTGCGTTTGGTTTTGCCATTGGTTCACGGAAATGGAACACAAATCGTACGATTCTTTATTTCGTTTATGTCTGCTCCAAACCCTATATAACTCGTTCAAAACCTAatgttattgtttttatttggtCAGAAAAATCGGTGGCGAGAGTTTGAGAAATAGAGATGCTGTGAAAGAGGACAGGCTCAGTGTATTACCTGATGATTTGCTTCTGAGAATATTATCTCCGCTTCGAACAGAAGATGCGATATACACGAGCTTTTTGTCTAAACGCTGGAGATATCTCTGTAAGATGGTACCAAATCTCAAGTTCGACTCTTATTACTCCTACGCATTTTCGGAGCACGTTTACAAGTCTCTGGCGTTACACAAAGCTCCCTTCCTCGAGAGTCTGC
Proteins encoded:
- the LOC108836393 gene encoding uncharacterized protein LOC108836393, whose product is MTTTTTEFGIVYAVHIIASHFGSVASKVCECLLRRGPLSSRDLSRLTESDNINHNKVKDILCLLIQHNCVQAFSIEPPDGSSESKATVQYIALFSSIIHRVRFNKFSKVVNEELGSQCKGVLEGLLSNGRLTLQQLIDRDKEFKNSLGPEAIRDSLEKLVAARFVERVPSPEPVLGNKEDGPAKKRGAKASKIFKEPESLEERILEAATPVEAIRFPIIFEQDSSSALADDDSSNISEGKRKQPDADSSCPSSEVIWRPNFEELIRRLRHKACVEIVKERRDERCANVLKAMLEVGRSQEKKAKTDKSVPMSVDSIYDELIKTDAGREMTQGRVEECLEHLSATSSYLPAFVIKTDESYIVDFKSIISVAQKDEMESVVMRRYGKEAFRMFRYLSQEDRFVETDKIADAALTEKKDTPQVLLKMWKDGYLHMQKLAVTGVYMPFLLWKVNKPIVSRQILDEMYHASLNLSLRFIHEADSEKELLLLPVEKLEGALKERRNKYRVKSVLLTSARFKIDDAIMLFHDF
- the LOC108856661 gene encoding 60S ribosomal protein L13-2 — protein: MKHNNVIPNGHFKKHWQNYVKTWFNQPARKTRRRAARQKKAVKIFPRPTAGPLRPVVHGQTLKYNMKVRTGKGFTLEELKAAGIPKKLAPTIGISVDHRRKNRSLEGLQSNVQRLKTYKAKLVIFPRRARKVKAGDSTAEELANATQVQGDYMPIVREKQATELVKLTAEMKSFNAYDKIRLERTNKRHAGARAKRAADAEKEEKK